The Bacteroidota bacterium genome has a window encoding:
- the selA gene encoding L-seryl-tRNA(Sec) selenium transferase → MNKYKNLPGIDTLLNSEVIKSLIGKYGRDLIIYLMRKTISNYREEIKREKPLPSIEEIIKQVEFETLAMVSNSLKSVVNATGIIIHTNLGRVPFGELLINDSMKVISGYNNLEFDLKKGVRSDRNIHACKLLKFFTGAEDILIVNNNAAAILLILNVFAKNKEVIVSRGELIEIGGSFRIPDIMQASGCKMIEVGTTNKTRISDYEKSIKQNTALLFKIHTSNYKIKGFTEEAKLEELVNLGKKHKIPVVYDMGSGLLKQMKNTALENEPDVKSALLSGIDLVSFSCDKLLGGPQAGIIAGNQQMINILKKNPMMRALRVGKLSLAFLENACKYYLNEKSLEQNNLVYKIISRPKTELLENANFIKQELEKNNIHSEIVKSKGQFGGGAMPETSIDSYSIVIENTTKLEPNEISFAKKMYHELLNLKTPILGVLKKGKIQFNLLTLFDEDLKYIPKAISEVYFKS, encoded by the coding sequence ATGAATAAATATAAAAATTTACCCGGCATTGATACTCTGTTAAATTCAGAAGTTATCAAATCCTTAATCGGAAAATACGGTAGAGATTTGATTATTTATTTAATGCGAAAAACTATATCGAATTATAGAGAAGAAATCAAAAGAGAGAAGCCGCTACCTTCAATTGAAGAAATCATAAAACAGGTTGAATTTGAGACCTTGGCAATGGTGAGCAATAGCTTGAAATCTGTTGTGAATGCCACAGGAATTATTATTCATACAAACCTTGGGAGAGTCCCTTTCGGCGAATTATTAATAAATGACTCAATGAAAGTAATATCGGGATATAACAATCTCGAATTTGATTTGAAAAAAGGAGTTCGTAGCGATAGAAATATTCATGCTTGCAAGCTGTTAAAATTTTTTACCGGTGCAGAAGATATTTTGATAGTGAACAATAATGCAGCAGCAATCCTTCTAATTCTTAATGTTTTTGCCAAAAACAAAGAAGTGATAGTTTCTCGGGGCGAACTGATTGAAATTGGTGGTTCGTTTAGGATTCCCGACATCATGCAGGCATCGGGCTGCAAAATGATTGAAGTAGGCACCACCAACAAAACAAGAATCAGCGATTATGAAAAATCAATTAAGCAAAACACAGCTTTACTATTTAAAATTCATACATCAAATTACAAAATAAAAGGTTTTACCGAAGAAGCTAAACTTGAGGAATTGGTAAACTTGGGCAAAAAACATAAAATTCCGGTAGTCTATGACATGGGTTCCGGACTTTTAAAACAAATGAAAAACACAGCATTAGAAAACGAACCGGATGTAAAATCAGCACTTTTGTCAGGCATAGATTTGGTTTCCTTCAGTTGCGACAAATTGCTCGGAGGACCTCAAGCCGGAATTATTGCCGGGAATCAGCAAATGATAAATATCCTGAAGAAAAACCCCATGATGAGGGCTTTGAGAGTAGGTAAATTAAGTTTGGCCTTTCTTGAAAATGCATGCAAATATTACCTCAACGAAAAATCATTAGAACAAAACAATCTGGTTTATAAAATCATTTCGAGACCAAAAACAGAATTGTTAGAAAATGCAAATTTCATAAAACAAGAATTAGAGAAAAATAATATTCATTCTGAAATAGTAAAAAGCAAAGGGCAATTTGGTGGCGGTGCAATGCCCGAAACTTCAATTGATAGTTATTCAATTGTAATTGAAAACACCACGAAATTGGAGCCTAATGAAATTTCATTTGCGAAAAAAATGTACCACGAATTATTAAATCTGAAAACACCAATATTAGGAGTTTTGAAAAAAGGGAAAATTCAATTCAATCTTCTGACATTATTTGACGAAGATCTCAAATATATTCCAAAAGCAATTAGCGAAGTCTATTTTAAAAGCTAA